The Microcoleus sp. AS-A8 genome window below encodes:
- a CDS encoding MFS transporter codes for MKIFSTLEPQARKNLFFLFVAGLLFWASLACLLPTLPLYVEDVGGTKQQIGVVIGAFAIGLLLFRPWLGKLSDRRSRKLVLLIGYVVVATAPLGYLFAKSIPLLFLLRVFHGISIAAYTTGSSALVVDLSPVEKRGEVIGYMSLTNPIGMAIGPAMGTFLQARMGYMPLFLFSFAIGLLGLLVAFQVQEPRLIHPSGGKLSMDAPTNASSVKPDDDQFWQLLGSPRLRIPTLVMLLTGLVFGALATFVALYIREAKIDFDAGWFYTAAAISSFCSRFFTGQASDRYGRGLFITVSLVFYSLSMLILSQAQSPVSFLLAGFLEGVASGTLIPSMIALISDRSHAHERGRVFSLCLGGLDMGIAIAGPVLGTFAQQIGYQGIFALTCGIALLALLIFMTQNSKDLRHSLRFATGRDRDIYAL; via the coding sequence GTGAAAATTTTTAGTACCCTTGAACCGCAAGCCCGAAAAAACCTATTCTTTTTATTTGTTGCTGGTCTCCTGTTTTGGGCGAGTTTGGCTTGTTTACTGCCGACACTGCCCTTATATGTGGAAGATGTAGGTGGTACCAAGCAGCAAATTGGTGTGGTCATTGGTGCGTTTGCGATCGGGTTACTGCTGTTTCGTCCGTGGTTGGGCAAGTTATCGGATCGCCGCAGTCGCAAGCTAGTGCTGCTAATTGGTTATGTGGTAGTCGCCACCGCACCTTTAGGCTACTTATTTGCCAAATCAATTCCTCTGTTGTTTTTGCTTCGGGTGTTTCACGGCATTAGTATTGCGGCTTATACCACCGGTAGCAGCGCTCTCGTCGTGGACTTGTCGCCAGTGGAAAAGCGAGGGGAGGTGATTGGCTACATGAGTTTAACCAATCCCATTGGGATGGCGATCGGCCCTGCGATGGGCACCTTTCTCCAAGCCAGAATGGGCTACATGCCTTTGTTTCTGTTCTCATTCGCGATCGGATTGCTTGGTTTATTGGTGGCGTTCCAAGTTCAAGAACCTCGCCTGATTCACCCTTCTGGTGGGAAACTGAGCATGGATGCTCCGACTAACGCCTCGTCAGTGAAGCCTGATGACGATCAATTCTGGCAACTACTCGGCAGTCCTCGTCTGCGGATTCCTACCTTGGTTATGCTGCTGACCGGTTTAGTCTTTGGGGCACTCGCCACGTTTGTGGCGCTGTATATTCGAGAAGCCAAGATTGATTTTGATGCGGGATGGTTTTATACCGCCGCTGCCATATCCAGTTTTTGCAGTCGCTTTTTCACAGGACAGGCGAGCGATCGCTATGGTCGAGGATTATTTATCACAGTAAGTTTAGTCTTCTATAGCCTGTCGATGCTGATACTTTCCCAAGCACAGAGTCCAGTTTCCTTTTTGCTGGCGGGTTTTTTAGAGGGGGTGGCGAGTGGAACCTTGATCCCCAGTATGATTGCCCTGATTTCTGACCGTTCTCATGCCCATGAACGCGGACGAGTTTTCTCCTTATGTCTGGGTGGGCTAGATATGGGGATTGCGATCGCAGGGCCAGTTCTGGGTACGTTTGCCCAACAGATAGGCTATCAAGGTATCTTTGCCCTCACCTGCGGTATAGCTCTCCTCGCTCTGCTTATTTTCATGACCCAGAACAGTAAGGATTTACGCCATTCTCTCCGGTTTGCTACGGGGCGCGATCGGGATATTTACGCTTTATAG